One Glycine max cultivar Williams 82 chromosome 4, Glycine_max_v4.0, whole genome shotgun sequence DNA segment encodes these proteins:
- the LOC100778310 gene encoding TORTIFOLIA1-like protein 3 → MPRATTTQSQNIKQRVLTCLTKLSDRDTQVAGANELESIARTLDPHSVPVFLSCIHSTDASDKTPVRKQCVHLVATLSHAHGDALSPFLSKILACLVRRLRDPDSSIRAACADSVGALSARVTRQPFAAAFLKPLAEALFTEQDPSSQAGAALCLASAIEAAPDPDPARLARLLPRLERLIKSKVFRAKPALLALVGSVVEARGATSGAALRSLVPCLLEALGSEDWATRKGAAEALKKLASVERDLLAEFKGGCLKVFEDRRFDKVKLVREVMNQMLEAWKHIPDVSDEFSPPPQLQLSSKENASDGRYPPVSQNSCSPGSVMSKLRKKSSPASKSTPPDRSAVRNAKKSALSGDRMGSGVLQKLNHNHWDVRIAVSNVPDRGERRQKDEDVLERSKKDKSRFFKQETKRALFDKNSDDKMHKSGGSKAGSRVVPCSEESQDSGPVCNVTKDLHRNDKESEELSLIRAQLVQIEKQQSSLLDLVQKFMGNSENGMHTLETRVHGLELALDEISYDLAVSSGRISKSDAPKNTCCLLPGAEFLSTKFWKKTQGRYSSYRFSRTGSTPLLASSHYRANRNAKSNRLASHRFRVHGDGSFMTNPLAEIKINSREISGSARSELA, encoded by the exons ATGCCTCGCGCCACAACAACCCAATCGCAGAACATAAAGCAGAGGGTACTCACGTGCCTAACAAAGCTCTCAGATCGCGACACACAAGTCGCAGGAGCCAACGAGCTCGAGTCCATCGCGCGCACCCTGGACCCGCACTCTGTTCCAGTCTTCCTCTCGTGCATCCACTCCACCGACGCCTCCGACAAAACCCCCGTTCGCAAGCAATGCGTGCACCTCGTGGCCACGCTCTCCCACGCCCACGGCGACGCGCTCTCCCCCTTCCTCTCCAAAATCCTCGCCTGCCTTGTCCGCCGCCTCCGCGACCCGGACTCCTCGATCCGGGCCGCGTGCGCCGACTCCGTCGGCGCACTCTCGGCGCGCGTCACGAGGCAACCGTTCGCCGCGGCGTTCCTGAAGCCGCTGGCGGAGGCGCTGTTCACTGAGCAGGACCCGAGCTCGCAGGCTGGAGCCGCTCTCTGTCTGGCCTCCGCGATTGAAGCGGCTCCGGATCCGGACCCGGCCAGGCTGGCCAGGTTGCTCCCGAGGCTCGAGAGGCTGATCAAGAGCAAGGTGTTTAGGGCCAAGCCAGCGCTGCTGGCGCTCGTTGGAAGCGTTGTCGAGGCGCGCGGCGCGACGAGCGGCGCCGCGTTGAGGAGTTTGGTTCCTTGTCTTCTGGAGGCGCTGGGGAGTGAGGACTGGGCCACTAGGAAGGGCGCGGCGGAGGCGTTGAAGAAGCTCGCGAGCGTGGAGAGGGACCTCTTGGCGGAGTTCAAGGGTGGATGCTTGAAAGTGTTTGAAGATCGCCGATTTGATAAG GTAAAGTTGGTTCGGGAGGTTATGAATCAGATGTTGGAGGCATGGAAGCATATTCCTGATGTTTCAGATGAGTTCTCTCCACCTCCTCAATTGCAGTTGTCTTCAAAAG AGAATGCAAGTGATGGGCGCTATCCTCCTGTCTCTCAAAATTCATGCAGTCCAGGTTCTGTAATGAGTAAATTGAGGAAGAAATCGAGCCCAGCTAGCAAATCAACTCCACCAGATAGATCTGCTGTTAGGAATGCAAAAAAGAGTGCATTAAGTGGCGATAGGATGGGTTCAGGTGTTTTGCAGAAACTGAACCATAACCATTGGGATGTTCGAATTGCTGTGTCAAATGTTCCTGATCGTGGTGAACGCCGGCAGAAGGATGAAGATGTTTTGGAAAGAAGCAAAAAGGATAAAAGCAGATTTTTTAAGCAGGAAACAAAACGGGCTCTATTTGATAAAAATTCTGATGACAAGATGCATAAATCTGGTGGGTCCAAAGCTGGATCTCGTGTGGTTCCTTGTTCTGAAGAGAGTCAAGACTCAGGTCCTGTCTGTAATGTAACTAAGGATCTCCATAGGAATGACAAAGAGAGTGAAGAATTATCTTTGATTCGTGCTCAATTAGTTCAAATTGAAAAGCAGCAGTCAAGTCTGCTTGATCTTGTACAG AAATTCATGGGGAACTCTGAAAATGGAATGCATACTTTAGAGACTCGTGTGCATGGCCTGGAGTTAGCATTGGATGAGATCTCTTATGATTTGGCTGTATCAAGTGGAAGGATATCTAAATCTGATGCTCCTAAGAATACTTGTTGCCTGCTACCTGGTGCTGAATTTTTAAGCACCAAATTCTGGAAGAAAACACAGGGCCGGTATTCATCGTACCGATTCTCTAGAACTGGTAGCACTCCATTACTAGCTTCCAGTCATTACAGAGCTAACAGGAATGCCAAATCTAATAGGTTGGCAAGCCATAGATTTAGGGTCCATGGTGATGGAAGCTTCATGACTAATCCTCTGGcagagattaaaattaattcaagggAGATTTCAGGCTCTGCAAGATCAGAGCTAGCTTGA